A genomic region of Spea bombifrons isolate aSpeBom1 chromosome 9, aSpeBom1.2.pri, whole genome shotgun sequence contains the following coding sequences:
- the GPR132 gene encoding probable G-protein coupled receptor 132, translated as MVNISEQMAICNPPYNESEQGVIAMYSAVLVIGLPANILTTVLTLIQIRRKNVLAVFLFSLSLSELMYLGTLPLWILYVKNGHKWIWGPMACKFTGYIFFNNIYISIFLLCCISIDRFLAVEYSLESRGVRRQRVAIITTFVLCMLVALTHSTTFFISDGDPEKGQATCFETLPMAPLIANFYYARFVIGFLIPLLILIYTNYTIKQRIEASSSFTEHQKTKVKCLAVTIIIIFMICFAPYHIVLLLRAIVHSLNPTDSCGFEEKVYTTYSALLCLLTMNSVADPFIYVLVSENVRKDLYRAVRSWRGTLSVNTRSDKSLQPNIPNSREQQVEKETSSQITHLS; from the coding sequence atggtcAATATATCTGAACAAATGGCCATTTGCAACCCACCATACAATGAGAGCGAACAAGGCGTCATAGCAATGTACAGTGCCGTCCTTGTCATTGGATTGCCGGCGAACATCTTGACAACGGTTTTAACGCTGATACAGATACgaagaaaaaatgtattggcCGTCTTCCTCTTCAGTCTCTCTTTAAGTGAACTGATGTACTTGGGGACGCTACCTTTATGGATCCTCTATGTAAAAAATGGCCACAAGTGGATATGGGGCCCGATGGCATGCAAGTTTACTgggtatatatttttcaacaatatatacattagtATCTTTCTACTGTGTTGCATTTCCATCGATCGCTTCTTAGCGGTGGAATACTCTTTGGAATCCAGAGGAGTCAGACGACAACGGGTTGCCATTATCACCACTTTTGTTCTGTGCATGCTGGTGGCCTTAACCCACTCTACGACGTTCTTCATCAGTGATGGTGATCCAGAGAAGGGACAAGCCACTTGTTTTGAGACTTTACCAATGGCCCCCTTGATAGCTAATTTCTATTACGCTAGATTTGTTATTGGCTTCCTGATTCCTTTACTAATCCTTATTTATACCAACTACACCATAAAGCAGAGAATTGAAGCAAGTAGTAGCTTCACCGagcaccaaaaaacaaaagtaaagtgCTTGGCCGTGaccataataattatttttatgatttgttttgcACCATACCACATTGTCCTGCTTCTCCGGGCTATCGTCCATTCCTTAAACCCAACCGATTCCTGCGGTTTTGAAGAAAAGGTGTATACCACTTACTCGGCACTTCTCTGCTTGTTAACAATGAACAGCGTGGCCGATCCTTTTATCTATGTCCTAGTGAGTGAAAATGTGAGGAAGGACCTCTACAGAGCGGTCAGAAGTTGGAGAGGAACGCTTTCTGTGAATACCAGAAGTGACAAAAGTCTGCAGCCCAACATTCCGAATTCTAGAGAACAGCAGGTTGAGAAGGAAACTTCCTCACAGATCACACACCTATCATAA